Below is a window of Chitinivibrionales bacterium DNA.
TTCGAAAACAGCCGAACAGTACTCGCCGACCGAAAGCGGGACCCCACCGGTTGTCAAGGTCTCTTTTTCTGCAAACGACAGATCGACCAGGTCTTTCAAGGCTAATGAGAGTGTCGTGTCGTTGCCGCTGATAAACAGGGGGATATACTCGGTCCTTTTGCCGGGCTGCGATACAACAAGCATATGATATCCGGGGGAGACATCCGGAATGGTTCCGCCCTGATCGAGTTTCTGTGCGCCGATCCAGCCGCTTGTTCCATAAAGGAAGACAGTGGCTTCTGAGGATATTTCCCCGATCGAGACATTGTTTCCCGGCACATTGCCGACCGTTATGGTTATCTGCTCGCTGTCCGACGAAGAAGCGTCAGAGGCATAGAAAGTAATGGGATACGATCCCGATTGCGTATAGTCAGGTGTCCAGTAGAAATCCCCGGTGCCGTCGCCGTTGTCAAAAAAATATGCTCCTGAAGGAAGCGCACCGGTGCTAAGCTGAACAGCGTCATTGTCGGGGTCGGTTGCCGAGACAGAGAAATGCGCCGATACTCCTTCTGAAAGGGTTTTATTCCCGATAGCGGCCAGTTCCGGGGCCTGATTTCCCCCGGTGACAACAGGGAGCATGGCTCCATAAAACGCCATACCGATTTTTGCATAACCCGCACTATCCGGCTGGAGGTTGTCTGCAAGGTCGGTTACCCGGTCCATGGCATTGTAGGCATCGACAAAATGAACAGAATGCCCCAGTGCCTGCCGGTCGGAGACAATCCCCGGAATGTATGAATTGAGTTCGACTGCCTCGGCATTGAGCCCGTCATTCTGACACGGCGGTACAGTGGCAAGAAACAGATGTGTCGCAGGCGTAAACACCGGACGAGCGAGGATTTCGTCAACCAGTAAATCCAGGCTGTTTACCATTGTGCTCATGGATATTGATGCGTTTATATCGTTCGTGCCGATCATGAGCATGATAATGTCGGGTGGTGATGCAGCAAACCAGGTGTCGATATTATTCCGAATATCGTTGATTGTATACCCACCCCATCCCTCATGTTCGAGATCATAGCCGTGTTCAATCATCTGGTCTTCAGTATAGGAAGTTCCGATATTCGGCCCGGGACCATGGGAACCGCCGACAGTTGTATCGGTACCCACAAAGTCCATGGCAATACCGAGGGTGTCATGGATACGCTGTCTGATTATCGCTCGGTAAGTATAACCGTATTTGCCCCTGGTATTCGAATCACCGAGCGGCATTATCCGCCAGAGGGTATCGCAGACAATGAGATCGGTTTTTATTTCCTGATCGGTTCCTCCCGGCCCCTGGGCAATCAGGGAAACAGAATAGGTATCGGTTGCGGCATAGGTATGCACCGGGTTCATGCCGGTGCTCGTTTGTCCATCACCGAAATCCCATAGCCAGGAATCGACCGTCCCTCCTGAATTGGATACCGAAAAAGAGACGGTGAGTGGAACGCGCCCATGCCTGCGGGAAAGAGCAAAATCAATCTGCGGTGCAGGTTCCGAATTTGAAATTTGTTGACTTTCAGCCGGTCCCCCCTCCAGAGAGCGGTGGCCGGGCAGGTCCGCTTGATCGAGGGCAATGGCCAGGCGATCAAACTTCCAGCCATCCTCACGTCTCCGGATATTTATCCGGTGAATACCCGCACTCAAATCTCCCAGAGTCTGGCCATCGTTAAACCAGATCCAGTTCGAACTCCCTTCCCAGAAGGTCTTCTCGTTAATCACCGTTCCATTGCCCCCAACCCGGGCGGAATTATCATACCCATTGAGTGCCAGCATCCGTACGGCGATAGAGTAGGTACCGGGAGTGCTGATTTGAACATCGTATGCCACTTCGCAGGCATTGTCCCAGGAGCTGTTGTCGGGAGCTGTGTTATTCGGCACGACCATATAGCCGTCACCTTCATAGCCGGAAACCAGCGTGCTTTCTACCCAGACCACCTCGTCGGCACGCTGATTGAGTTCGGTATAATGCTCCGCCTCCATGACACAGATACCGTTTTCCTCGATAAAGGTTCCCGCGGTTGCGGATTCAAGGATAAAGGACGCCTGGGAATTCGGTGTTATCACGTTTCCTGCTATGGAACGGTCTCGAATGTCATTGACCGTGAGACTATAGGACACATCCGGAATCAGCGAACCGGTTGTCAGAATCACACTTTGGGAATCATCCTGCATAACCGCACCGCTTACCGAGACAAAATTATCGATCTCGTAGTTCGATATATCTTCACCGCTTGGCCGGGTAATTTCTTCACTGAATTCCACCAGGACTTCATGGACATTTAAAGCGGAGACCGAAAGAATTCCGGGAGGTGTCAGATCCGGGGTTACCACAAAGGAAGCCATCGTCGTCAAACTGGTATCGCTCCCGTCATCAAGAAAGGTGCGGACTGCCAGTTCCAGAGAAGTATCGCCTTCGAGGTAAAAGGGCGCCTGATAGAGCGAATCATCAGTCGTGGGCACGCTTCCGTCGAGAGTATAATAGAGCGATGCGTTTTGAGCGGAAGTAGAGCATGTTACCGTTACCGAATCGACAAAGGCGCCCCCCATCGGAATAATGCGGGGATTGATAGTATGGTAACTCTCGACAGCCGCAAACCAGGTGTTGGCCATCTTTTCCTGTCCGTTAAGATTAGGATGGAGGCCGTCTTTGTAATCACCGTCGGGTGCAACAATATACTCGAGGGCATTGTACTGATCGACAATAATCACCGGTGACCGGGCAATGCTCTTTGCGTTTCCATAGAAGCCAATGGAATCATTCAATACCCGCACCCAGTCATCAAAATAGGCAGGGATTATCTGCGCTAAGAACACAACGATATCCGAATTGACACTTCTGAGGGTGTCGATAATGTTCATCAGTTCAAGAGAAGTCTTATGGGCGCAGGTCTCTGCGGTTTCTCCGTGGATATCGTTATCATAACCGATATCGTTGGTCCCCAGATGGATGAGTGCCATATCCGGATTAGTCGCCCGTGCCCAATCGCCAATTTGTGTTAAAACCTCATCCGACCGAATTCCCCATGTGCCCTGGTGGTCCTGATCGAAATCATAGGGTGACGGCCCATCTTTGGTGCCATACTTTGTCCCCACAAAATCGACATCATAGCCGTTGTCGATGAGCAGGTGCCATAAAAAGTAACGATAGGTTGCATCGCCACCATCGCCTTCGGTGATTGAATTGCCGATCGGCATGATCCTGGTGGGTTGGGCAATAACACCGGTAATAAGGCATATGATCGGGATTAGAAATTTTAATAACAAAGGGTAGTTATTTTGACGCATATGACGCATATATTGAACTGTAGCAGAGTGAAGGTGCTGAATCTCCGATCAATATAATGTATTATAACTCACTATTATAATATTTATTCAGCTAATTCTTGTTACATTTATATTACATTATAATGAATGATTTTTTAAACGCTTAATGCATGAATTGCTTAACATCCAGCATATGAATAACTTAGTTGAATTTTTTATATTTTTTTGCGTATGTGAGCTTCCGAGCCCGGCAAAAGGCGATTCGGTATTCACGAAATACTTTTACACAATCATTGATTAACTGAACAGGGCTGGCAATCGATTTATCGCTTGATCGGCGGATTTCACCCAAGCGTACTGGGCGGGTGATCTGAAAATTGTACATGTCTGAAAAGAGGGTTCTGATATAAATAGTAAATTCTATCTGCCCGGCTTGCTAAAGCGCTTAAAAACCCCGTCGAGCGCATGGTTATTTTCTTAGAACCCCCAAAATGATGGGCAAAACAGGGCGCTAAGAAGTGCTTAAGCGGTTAGAATTTCCCGAAATCGGCGATTGGGAGGAGGAAATGCGGTTTTACATGGTCCGACCCGTTTTAATTCGCGCTTAATTATTGAAAATGTCGGG
It encodes the following:
- a CDS encoding PKD domain-containing protein, yielding MRHMRQNNYPLLLKFLIPIICLITGVIAQPTRIMPIGNSITEGDGGDATYRYFLWHLLIDNGYDVDFVGTKYGTKDGPSPYDFDQDHQGTWGIRSDEVLTQIGDWARATNPDMALIHLGTNDIGYDNDIHGETAETCAHKTSLELMNIIDTLRSVNSDIVVFLAQIIPAYFDDWVRVLNDSIGFYGNAKSIARSPVIIVDQYNALEYIVAPDGDYKDGLHPNLNGQEKMANTWFAAVESYHTINPRIIPMGGAFVDSVTVTCSTSAQNASLYYTLDGSVPTTDDSLYQAPFYLEGDTSLELAVRTFLDDGSDTSLTTMASFVVTPDLTPPGILSVSALNVHEVLVEFSEEITRPSGEDISNYEIDNFVSVSGAVMQDDSQSVILTTGSLIPDVSYSLTVNDIRDRSIAGNVITPNSQASFILESATAGTFIEENGICVMEAEHYTELNQRADEVVWVESTLVSGYEGDGYMVVPNNTAPDNSSWDNACEVAYDVQISTPGTYSIAVRMLALNGYDNSARVGGNGTVINEKTFWEGSSNWIWFNDGQTLGDLSAGIHRINIRRREDGWKFDRLAIALDQADLPGHRSLEGGPAESQQISNSEPAPQIDFALSRRHGRVPLTVSFSVSNSGGTVDSWLWDFGDGQTSTGMNPVHTYAATDTYSVSLIAQGPGGTDQEIKTDLIVCDTLWRIMPLGDSNTRGKYGYTYRAIIRQRIHDTLGIAMDFVGTDTTVGGSHGPGPNIGTSYTEDQMIEHGYDLEHEGWGGYTINDIRNNIDTWFAASPPDIIMLMIGTNDINASISMSTMVNSLDLLVDEILARPVFTPATHLFLATVPPCQNDGLNAEAVELNSYIPGIVSDRQALGHSVHFVDAYNAMDRVTDLADNLQPDSAGYAKIGMAFYGAMLPVVTGGNQAPELAAIGNKTLSEGVSAHFSVSATDPDNDAVQLSTGALPSGAYFFDNGDGTGDFYWTPDYTQSGSYPITFYASDASSSDSEQITITVGNVPGNNVSIGEISSEATVFLYGTSGWIGAQKLDQGGTIPDVSPGYHMLVVSQPGKRTEYIPLFISGNDTTLSLALKDLVDLSFAEKETLTTGGVPLSVGEYCSAVFEDIDRDGDLDLLSALKSGVVRYYLNDGADLLFYTDIDLAIANVQCIRTADWNNDNRPDILSGDRAGSIRVHYNYGPLLFSPGELIFEVGAELTGFDITDIHADNVPDFICGYANGEIKTVVYNGLSWESPANLLLHGGGIITASDSVSPMVMELTGDIYPDMVVISETDTAVWYEQLPDGACIFRGPVNSAGQALTLAGRGAASWIYGAPGEFPSLVLTENSGTVCRIPPLLRGDIDKDGIVGAADLSILGDAWGATPDTWNQAQKECNLDLKYNAVNKQVIDIMDLRILGDCWEHAR